A single Wolbachia endosymbiont (group A) of Bibio marci DNA region contains:
- the ndk gene encoding nucleoside-diphosphate kinase, with amino-acid sequence MTIEKTLSILKPDAVKNNITGKINSYIEKSGLEIIAQKMMLLTKKQAELFYEIHKDRPFFGELVEFMTSGPVIIQVLVGENAVSKYRQIMGATDPKQADKGTIRGDFADDISENRVHGSDSLENARKEIAFFFAECELV; translated from the coding sequence ATGACAATTGAGAAGACACTTTCGATATTAAAACCTGATGCAGTAAAAAATAATATTACAGGCAAGATAAATTCTTACATCGAAAAATCTGGACTAGAAATTATAGCACAAAAAATGATGTTGCTGACAAAAAAACAAGCAGAGCTATTTTATGAAATTCATAAAGATAGGCCTTTTTTTGGGGAATTGGTAGAGTTTATGACTTCTGGTCCTGTGATAATTCAAGTTTTAGTTGGTGAAAATGCAGTAAGTAAATACAGACAAATCATGGGAGCTACCGATCCAAAGCAGGCAGATAAAGGTACAATCAGAGGTGATTTTGCTGATGATATTAGTGAAAATAGAGTACACGGTTCGGATAGTCTAGAAAATGCTCGTAAGGAAATAGCTTTCTTTTTTGCTGAATGTGAGTTGGTGTAG